In Leuconostoc kimchii IMSNU 11154, one genomic interval encodes:
- a CDS encoding ECF transporter S component, whose product MKKHMSAQKIALIALFIVINIVGAHLALYARLPIYLDTIGTLMGSAIFGPVGGMMTGVITALINGATGDLFSIYFMPSQITTALVSGFVYKKVKPTDFKKIWWVALIISVPATIVSTIITVILFHGVTSSGSSMLVQVLHGMGLNQAIAVFFVQVGTDYFDRVIGVYIVAIVYKTIQSYNR is encoded by the coding sequence AAATTGCGTTAATCGCATTATTCATTGTTATTAACATTGTTGGCGCCCATCTTGCTTTATATGCTAGATTACCAATATATTTGGATACAATTGGTACGTTGATGGGAAGTGCTATTTTTGGACCTGTTGGTGGTATGATGACAGGTGTCATAACAGCACTGATCAATGGCGCTACGGGAGATCTTTTTTCAATCTATTTTATGCCTAGCCAAATAACAACGGCACTTGTGTCGGGTTTTGTTTATAAAAAAGTAAAGCCAACAGATTTTAAGAAAATATGGTGGGTAGCATTAATTATTTCAGTACCCGCCACCATCGTTAGTACAATCATTACTGTAATATTATTCCATGGGGTAACGTCATCGGGTTCTAGTATGCTAGTGCAAGTATTACATGGTATGGGTCTTAATCAAGCGATTGCTGTTTTTTTCGTACAAGTGGGGACAGATTACTTTGATCGGGTCATTGGCGTGTATATTGTTGCAATCGTGTATAAAACAATTCAGAGTTATAATCGATGA
- a CDS encoding transketolase family protein, giving the protein MSEMLIPVATEWQTINSLRLIANQMISKAGSGHPGIALGAAPILYELYANQLVVDPQNADMINRDRFVLSAGHGAALLYATLHIAGFNLSSDDLAQFRMPHSKTPGHPEVGVTPGVEATTGPLGQGLGMAVGMAMAEAKLHEQFPNVIDHFTYSLVGDGDLMEGVSHETASLAGQQSLAKLIVLYDDNHVSLDGKKSRSDISDNKARFLSYGWDVQEVTDGNNLTAIHAAIEKAKLTPKPTFIAVKTIIGDYGPFAGTNKAHGTPLNPVQLEELSVQLNTTIHDFAVPQPILKDMRDRINRRLAQQKKPKASALAAYEAFTRNQVTQTPILTEMEKDQAGRKISKIVLQSFAQQLPQLWGGSADLVTSTNSEIVDASLFDKEHRAGKNIAFGVREFGMGAVMNGIALHGGTKIFGSTFLAFSDYMKAAIRLSALQKVPVIYVFTHDSITVGEDGPTHQPTEQLMSLRLIPDVNVLRPGTAAEIAEAWRTALISTDRPTVLILNRGTIGTQGTVSQAKLAMKYGAAKINEQPHAVINLIATGSEVQLALAVSQKLSVASRVISMPNLQQFLLLNTVQKSKIIPEDNAKNVIIEAGTTLGWQALTGHSGLIFGIDRFGMSANPQTILDEYGLNASVIVKKIAQYLEA; this is encoded by the coding sequence ATGAGTGAAATGTTAATTCCAGTCGCAACAGAATGGCAAACTATTAATAGTTTACGTTTGATCGCTAATCAAATGATTTCAAAAGCTGGTTCTGGACATCCCGGTATCGCGCTTGGTGCTGCACCAATTCTATACGAATTATATGCGAATCAATTAGTTGTTGATCCTCAAAATGCAGATATGATCAATCGGGATCGTTTTGTATTGTCAGCTGGACATGGTGCTGCTCTGTTATATGCGACACTACATATTGCTGGTTTTAATTTATCATCTGATGATTTAGCGCAATTTAGAATGCCACACTCAAAAACACCGGGGCATCCGGAAGTAGGTGTCACACCTGGTGTTGAGGCTACGACGGGTCCGTTGGGGCAGGGATTGGGTATGGCAGTTGGCATGGCGATGGCAGAGGCAAAGTTGCATGAGCAGTTTCCTAATGTTATTGATCATTTTACCTACTCGCTTGTGGGTGATGGTGATTTAATGGAAGGGGTTAGTCACGAAACGGCCTCATTAGCTGGGCAACAATCATTAGCCAAACTAATTGTGCTGTATGATGATAATCATGTGAGCCTAGATGGGAAAAAGAGTAGGTCAGACATATCTGATAATAAAGCACGCTTTTTAAGTTATGGTTGGGACGTTCAGGAAGTGACTGACGGTAATAACTTGACGGCAATTCATGCAGCAATTGAAAAAGCTAAATTAACACCTAAGCCAACATTCATTGCTGTTAAAACAATTATTGGTGATTATGGTCCATTTGCTGGAACAAATAAAGCGCATGGCACGCCATTAAATCCAGTGCAACTCGAGGAATTAAGCGTACAGCTCAACACAACAATTCATGACTTCGCTGTGCCACAGCCTATTCTGAAAGACATGCGTGATCGTATCAATCGACGATTAGCACAACAAAAAAAGCCAAAAGCTAGTGCGTTAGCAGCATATGAAGCATTTACACGAAATCAGGTAACGCAGACGCCAATTTTAACTGAGATGGAAAAAGACCAAGCAGGTCGTAAAATTTCAAAAATAGTCTTACAATCGTTTGCGCAACAATTACCACAATTATGGGGAGGATCAGCTGATTTAGTCACGTCAACAAATTCAGAAATTGTTGATGCATCATTATTTGATAAGGAACATCGTGCTGGGAAAAACATTGCTTTTGGCGTGCGAGAATTCGGTATGGGCGCCGTGATGAACGGCATTGCCCTGCATGGTGGCACTAAAATTTTTGGATCTACCTTTCTGGCATTTTCAGATTATATGAAAGCAGCCATTAGATTAAGTGCGCTGCAAAAAGTACCGGTTATCTATGTGTTTACACATGATAGTATAACGGTTGGTGAAGATGGACCGACGCATCAACCAACGGAACAATTGATGAGTCTACGTCTGATTCCTGATGTTAACGTTTTACGTCCAGGTACTGCAGCAGAGATTGCAGAAGCATGGCGAACGGCATTAATATCAACAGATCGGCCAACTGTTTTAATTTTAAACCGTGGCACAATTGGGACACAAGGCACAGTGTCACAAGCAAAGTTAGCTATGAAATACGGTGCTGCAAAAATAAACGAGCAACCACATGCTGTTATTAATTTAATTGCTACGGGTTCAGAGGTGCAATTGGCCTTGGCAGTTAGTCAAAAATTGTCTGTTGCTAGCCGTGTCATTTCAATGCCTAATTTGCAACAATTTTTATTATTGAATACCGTTCAAAAATCCAAAATTATTCCCGAAGATAATGCAAAAAATGTGATAATAGAAGCAGGAACAACACTTGGTTGGCAAGCGTTAACTGGTCATAGTGGGCTTATATTCGGTATTGATCGGTTTGGTATGAGCGCAAATCCACAAACAATATTAGATGAGTACGGTTTGAATGCCAGTGTGATTGTTAAAAAAATAGCGCAATATTTGGAGGCATAA
- a CDS encoding shikimate dehydrogenase family protein — translation MAIYGLVAHPAGHSQSPVMQNIMMSQRQIEAYYHTFDVVPENLAAAVTGLRVLRVGGFNVSTPYKSEIITYLDELTPLAQRLHAVNTVKNINGHLVGTSTDGDGFWQSINPNQPHENVVILGTGGAARAVIATAQQYGVRRLTAFNRPHGNWSQRETEVAYLSHGIGQLADLSDNRSLTSALQQADLLINATTVGMNDARTLLTEYQIGLLPQYALVVDMIYRNRETGLLKAASKRNLLTQNGLPMLVGQGALSFEFWFNQPADRQLMAQAIEGKII, via the coding sequence ATGGCAATATATGGTTTAGTGGCACATCCAGCAGGCCATTCGCAATCGCCTGTTATGCAAAATATAATGATGTCTCAACGACAAATTGAAGCTTATTATCATACTTTTGATGTTGTACCTGAAAATTTAGCAGCAGCTGTCACTGGGTTACGTGTATTAAGGGTTGGTGGATTCAATGTGTCCACCCCGTATAAATCAGAAATCATCACCTATTTGGATGAATTAACACCATTAGCACAGCGCTTACATGCAGTGAACACAGTTAAGAATATAAATGGTCATTTGGTTGGTACAAGTACGGATGGCGACGGCTTTTGGCAGAGTATCAATCCTAATCAACCACATGAAAATGTTGTTATCTTAGGCACTGGTGGCGCTGCTCGTGCCGTTATTGCCACGGCACAACAATATGGTGTTCGTCGATTAACAGCATTTAATCGACCACATGGTAACTGGTCTCAACGCGAAACAGAGGTAGCGTATTTGAGTCATGGCATTGGTCAGCTGGCAGATTTATCAGATAATCGCTCATTGACGTCAGCGCTGCAGCAAGCGGATTTATTGATTAATGCAACGACAGTAGGTATGAATGATGCTAGGACGTTATTAACAGAGTATCAAATTGGGTTGTTACCGCAGTACGCGTTAGTGGTTGATATGATTTACCGTAACCGGGAAACAGGATTATTAAAAGCAGCTAGTAAGCGTAACTTACTCACACAAAATGGTTTGCCAATGTTAGTTGGGCAAGGCGCCTTAAGTTTTGAGTTTTGGTTCAATCAACCTGCAGATCGACAACTAATGGCACAAGCCATAGAAGGAAAAATAATATGA
- the aroF gene encoding 3-deoxy-7-phosphoheptulonate synthase: MILVTKNNTIAQKIAEKLDTKDPIKPVYVHNNRVALAGIKILPEKTLKEISQDVVEIITNHHSAIVSSRSFHPEDTIIKTKHTIIGGDHFVFMAGPDSIESPEHVLDMGRQVKSAGATILRGGAFKPRTSPYSFQGNGEVGLKAHRAAADTLGMDMVTEILDTQDVELVDSYTDIFQVGTRNMQNFALLKALGQKRKPVILKRGMSATIDDFLNAAEYIAAGGNHQIMLMERGIRTYDNKYTRNTLDVSAIPVLQSMTHYPVIADASHASGVAKFVSPLALAATAAGSQGLMTEIHDDPEHAFVDGAQALTPSEFIQLTEKVKQIHQIVQ, translated from the coding sequence ATGATTTTAGTCACAAAAAACAATACTATTGCACAAAAAATTGCTGAGAAGCTCGATACAAAAGATCCCATTAAACCAGTCTATGTACACAATAACCGTGTTGCTTTGGCGGGTATAAAAATTTTACCAGAGAAAACTTTGAAAGAAATATCACAAGATGTTGTTGAGATAATCACAAATCATCATTCTGCAATTGTATCATCTCGTTCGTTCCACCCTGAAGATACAATTATCAAAACAAAGCACACAATTATTGGCGGAGATCATTTTGTATTTATGGCTGGACCCGATTCAATTGAAAGTCCAGAACATGTTCTCGATATGGGTCGACAAGTTAAATCAGCTGGTGCTACAATTTTACGTGGTGGTGCTTTTAAGCCACGGACATCACCTTATTCTTTTCAAGGCAATGGTGAGGTAGGTCTAAAGGCGCATCGTGCTGCTGCTGACACGTTAGGTATGGATATGGTAACTGAAATATTAGATACACAGGATGTTGAGTTAGTTGATTCATACACTGATATTTTCCAAGTTGGCACGCGTAATATGCAAAACTTTGCCCTACTAAAGGCTTTGGGGCAAAAACGCAAACCAGTGATTCTGAAACGCGGTATGTCAGCCACGATTGATGATTTTTTAAATGCAGCAGAATATATCGCTGCAGGTGGTAATCATCAGATCATGTTAATGGAACGTGGTATCCGTACTTACGATAATAAATATACACGAAATACGCTGGATGTTTCAGCCATTCCTGTTTTACAAAGTATGACACATTACCCAGTGATTGCTGATGCATCACATGCTTCAGGTGTTGCAAAATTCGTGTCACCTTTAGCGTTAGCAGCTACTGCTGCTGGTAGTCAGGGACTTATGACGGAAATACATGACGATCCTGAGCATGCTTTTGTGGATGGCGCGCAAGCATTAACACCATCTGAATTTATACAATTAACTGAAAAAGTGAAACAGATTCATCAAATCGTACAATAG
- the aroB gene encoding 3-dehydroquinate synthase codes for MTTVHVSFDNKTYDVKINSQLHHRIGKEIADVWSPRKVALITDSHVGPLYLIDTQKQLEQAGFDVLPLQVPAGETSKSLVVAGELISQMAEAGFTRGDGLIALGGGVIGDLGGVVASLYMRGIAFIQIATSLTAQVDSSVGGKTAVNLGQTKNIAGTFYQPDLVLVDSSYLDTLTDRDLVEGYGEVVKTSALDSSDFFEFTGKIQSILDIRVNAQELSKRAIAYKAKIVMADEKEAGQRQYLNFGHTIGHAIELIARGELRHGEAVAIGMVAMTSRMARDGISKNELTVALKQRLEVVGLPTDSQLIGTPDFFERLINDKKNHGGVLNLVALESIGKPTLILKKVSDMPEFIG; via the coding sequence ATGACAACGGTACATGTATCATTTGATAACAAGACTTACGATGTTAAAATTAATTCCCAGCTACATCATAGAATTGGCAAAGAGATTGCTGATGTTTGGTCGCCGCGTAAGGTTGCTTTAATAACGGATAGCCATGTTGGTCCGCTGTATTTAATTGATACTCAAAAACAGCTAGAACAAGCTGGATTTGATGTGTTACCTTTACAGGTGCCTGCTGGTGAAACGTCAAAGTCCTTAGTGGTGGCTGGCGAACTCATCTCGCAAATGGCGGAAGCTGGATTTACCCGTGGAGATGGCTTAATTGCTCTAGGTGGGGGTGTTATTGGTGATTTAGGTGGCGTTGTGGCGTCACTTTATATGAGAGGCATTGCCTTTATTCAAATTGCCACATCACTGACTGCACAAGTTGATTCTTCGGTTGGTGGGAAAACGGCTGTCAATTTAGGTCAGACAAAGAATATTGCTGGCACGTTTTATCAACCAGATTTAGTTTTAGTTGATAGCTCTTACTTGGATACATTGACTGATCGGGATTTGGTCGAAGGGTATGGCGAAGTTGTTAAAACGTCGGCACTTGATAGCTCAGATTTTTTTGAGTTTACTGGTAAAATACAATCAATATTAGATATTCGTGTGAACGCACAAGAACTATCAAAGCGTGCAATTGCTTATAAAGCAAAAATTGTCATGGCTGATGAAAAGGAAGCAGGTCAGCGTCAATATCTTAATTTTGGACATACGATTGGACATGCTATTGAACTCATTGCGCGTGGCGAGTTGCGACATGGTGAAGCGGTAGCTATTGGTATGGTTGCAATGACTTCGCGTATGGCGCGCGATGGCATATCAAAAAATGAGTTAACTGTGGCGTTAAAGCAACGCTTAGAGGTGGTTGGTTTGCCAACTGATTCACAGTTAATTGGAACGCCTGATTTTTTTGAGCGATTAATTAATGATAAAAAGAACCATGGTGGTGTATTAAATCTCGTTGCACTAGAATCGATTGGTAAACCGACATTGATTCTGAAAAAAGTAAGTGATATGCCGGAATTTATAGGATAA
- the aroC gene encoding chorismate synthase codes for MRYTTAGESHGPEEIAIIEGVPSGLHITQEDINEQLSRRQHGYGRGERQKIETDTVTFLTGVRHQMTLGSPITLNVHNDDHNSWSKIMAPNDVATSENTLRKVLRPRPGHADLVGGMKYRHQNDLRNVLERSSARETTMRVAVGAVAKKILAEIGVDVHGFVVNIGPAKSDLGTLTQYKNLQELREVTENFETRALDATADAAMRDVIDKAKRDANTVGGQVQVIATGMPVGLGSYVSANEKLDGKIARAIVGINAFKGVQFGGGFDNSEKYGDEIMDEIFWDATKGFYRGTDNLGGFEGGMTTGEAILVRGVVKPIPTLYRPMKSVDIDTHQEHRASIERSDTTAVTAAAVIAEAMVAIELAKSILDKFDSDNIDRMKEQVAQYREEIRSF; via the coding sequence ATGCGTTATACAACTGCTGGCGAAAGCCATGGTCCAGAAGAAATTGCAATTATTGAGGGTGTGCCTTCGGGTTTGCATATCACACAAGAAGATATTAATGAACAATTATCGCGTCGTCAGCATGGATATGGTCGTGGCGAAAGACAAAAGATTGAAACGGATACGGTCACCTTTTTAACTGGGGTGCGCCATCAAATGACATTAGGTTCGCCAATAACTTTAAATGTTCATAACGATGATCACAATAGTTGGTCTAAAATCATGGCGCCTAATGACGTGGCAACATCTGAAAACACATTGCGTAAAGTGTTACGACCACGACCAGGTCATGCTGATCTGGTAGGCGGTATGAAGTATCGTCATCAGAATGATCTAAGAAATGTATTAGAACGTTCATCTGCTCGGGAAACAACAATGCGTGTGGCCGTGGGGGCTGTTGCAAAAAAAATTTTGGCTGAAATTGGTGTCGATGTCCATGGCTTCGTGGTCAATATTGGACCAGCAAAATCTGATTTGGGCACGCTTACTCAATATAAAAATTTACAAGAATTACGTGAAGTGACTGAGAATTTTGAAACGCGTGCTTTAGATGCTACAGCTGATGCTGCGATGCGTGATGTCATTGATAAGGCAAAAAGAGATGCTAATACAGTTGGTGGACAAGTGCAAGTCATTGCCACAGGGATGCCTGTGGGTCTGGGGTCATATGTGTCTGCCAATGAGAAGCTGGATGGTAAAATTGCACGTGCCATTGTTGGTATTAATGCCTTTAAAGGTGTCCAATTTGGTGGTGGTTTTGACAATTCTGAGAAATATGGTGATGAAATTATGGATGAAATTTTTTGGGACGCAACCAAGGGGTTTTATCGTGGTACAGACAATTTAGGCGGTTTTGAAGGCGGGATGACAACTGGTGAGGCTATTCTTGTACGTGGTGTCGTCAAACCAATTCCAACATTATATCGGCCAATGAAATCCGTTGATATTGATACACATCAGGAACACCGTGCTTCCATTGAACGCTCCGACACGACGGCTGTCACAGCGGCAGCTGTTATTGCAGAGGCCATGGTAGCAATCGAATTAGCCAAGTCAATTTTGGATAAGTTTGATTCGGATAACATTGATCGTATGAAAGAGCAGGTTGCACAATATCGTGAAGAAATTCGCTCATTTTAA
- the aroA gene encoding 3-phosphoshikimate 1-carboxyvinyltransferase, producing the protein MIKLMRAQSTGLRGTMTVPGDKSISHRALMFGAIAQGVTEIENFLVSDDVLHTMAVFRELGVTIDQHGKHVRVIGRGSEHFTQPQKALDMGNSGTSTRLLMGLLSRQPFNIHIVGDESLSRRPMKRVLTPLALMGADIRLSENDTLPGVIYANSQVTGITYEMPVASAQVKSAILLAGIQAEGVTTIIEKIPSRDHTERMLRQFGGTITVKDGRVSVTKHQHLTGQHVIVPSDISSAAFFIVAGLITPNSKLTIKKVGINKTRDGVLQLLKRMGANIVMSNINVNGEPFADITIEAQQLKGIDITEKDIPSSVDELPIIALAATQAQGDTTITGAGELRVKETDRIATVISELTKLGANIEALEDGMIIHGGTPLHVTNESALLTSHGDHRIGMMNAIAALITTGGDVVLTGEDAISVSYPGFLENLSRVMI; encoded by the coding sequence ATGATTAAATTAATGCGTGCTCAAAGTACAGGTCTTCGTGGCACGATGACCGTTCCAGGGGACAAATCCATATCTCACCGGGCATTAATGTTTGGCGCGATTGCTCAAGGTGTGACCGAAATAGAGAACTTTTTGGTGTCTGATGATGTTTTACACACGATGGCTGTTTTCCGTGAACTAGGCGTGACGATTGATCAACACGGGAAGCATGTTCGTGTTATCGGCCGAGGAAGTGAACACTTTACTCAACCTCAAAAAGCCCTTGACATGGGCAATTCAGGGACGTCTACACGGCTATTAATGGGTCTATTAAGCCGACAGCCATTTAATATTCATATTGTTGGGGATGAGTCTTTGAGTCGTAGACCAATGAAACGTGTCTTGACGCCTTTAGCACTCATGGGTGCTGATATTAGGTTATCTGAAAATGATACACTACCAGGTGTGATTTATGCGAATTCTCAGGTAACTGGTATCACCTATGAGATGCCAGTTGCATCTGCGCAAGTTAAAAGTGCTATCTTACTGGCGGGCATACAAGCAGAGGGTGTGACAACCATCATCGAAAAAATACCTTCACGCGATCATACTGAACGCATGTTACGGCAATTTGGTGGCACGATAACGGTTAAAGATGGTAGGGTTTCTGTAACGAAGCATCAACATTTGACAGGGCAACATGTGATAGTACCTTCAGATATTTCCAGTGCTGCCTTTTTCATAGTTGCTGGATTGATTACACCTAATTCAAAATTAACAATTAAAAAAGTTGGCATCAACAAAACGCGAGATGGTGTTTTACAATTATTAAAACGCATGGGTGCAAATATTGTCATGTCGAATATTAACGTGAATGGTGAACCATTTGCAGATATTACGATTGAGGCACAACAATTGAAAGGTATTGATATTACTGAAAAGGATATTCCGAGTTCAGTCGATGAACTGCCTATCATAGCTTTGGCCGCGACTCAGGCGCAAGGTGATACAACGATTACTGGCGCTGGGGAACTACGTGTTAAGGAAACAGACCGTATTGCAACCGTGATTAGTGAGTTAACTAAATTAGGTGCAAATATTGAAGCTTTAGAAGATGGGATGATTATTCATGGTGGTACGCCATTACATGTGACAAATGAATCCGCCCTATTAACATCACATGGTGATCATCGTATTGGTATGATGAATGCGATTGCAGCATTGATAACGACTGGCGGGGATGTCGTGTTGACAGGCGAAGATGCGATTAGTGTCTCGTATCCTGGATTCCTGGAAAACTTGTCTCGGGTGATGATATGA
- a CDS encoding prephenate dehydrogenase, translating into MNIVVQGLGEMGASLAMVLNQQHDNRVIGVDAKAVTRQAALKNNIVSEVTDDIVAVAGQADVIVLATPVSIIKQTMKILSKMLLKSHVIVTDTGSTKNEIMAIANSELQHVAFIGGHAMAGTHKSGVAYADALLYVGTPYFLMPNPIGKQRVNQLKKILAPIQAHFTAMDVTTHDDLMAMISDVPHIAAFALMNAAVKQLGPSEGFGQYVAGGFKDTTRIAESDPNLWTDILLSNKASVMANNQALIAELEAFNQALISDDVANLTALIHAAQTSRQRLLGRENND; encoded by the coding sequence ATGAATATTGTGGTTCAAGGTTTGGGTGAAATGGGCGCTTCGCTAGCAATGGTTTTAAACCAGCAACATGATAATCGTGTCATTGGTGTCGATGCAAAAGCTGTGACACGACAGGCTGCTTTAAAAAATAATATTGTGTCTGAAGTTACTGATGACATTGTGGCTGTTGCAGGGCAAGCTGATGTGATTGTTTTAGCCACACCGGTTTCAATCATCAAACAAACGATGAAAATATTGTCGAAAATGCTTCTCAAATCTCACGTCATTGTGACGGATACTGGTTCGACCAAAAACGAAATTATGGCTATCGCTAATTCAGAGTTGCAGCATGTCGCATTCATTGGTGGACATGCCATGGCTGGCACGCACAAAAGCGGTGTTGCGTACGCAGATGCTTTATTATATGTAGGCACGCCTTATTTTTTAATGCCAAACCCAATCGGAAAACAGCGCGTAAATCAATTAAAAAAGATCTTAGCACCAATTCAGGCTCATTTTACAGCAATGGATGTGACAACACATGATGATTTGATGGCAATGATTAGTGATGTACCCCATATTGCCGCGTTTGCATTGATGAACGCTGCGGTTAAACAGTTAGGACCTTCAGAAGGTTTTGGTCAATATGTTGCTGGTGGCTTTAAAGATACAACACGTATTGCTGAAAGTGATCCTAACCTTTGGACAGATATATTATTGAGTAATAAAGCAAGTGTCATGGCAAATAATCAAGCGCTGATAGCTGAATTAGAAGCGTTTAATCAGGCATTGATTTCAGATGATGTAGCTAATCTCACTGCATTGATTCATGCCGCTCAAACATCACGTCAGCGATTATTAGGAAGGGAAAATAATGATTAA
- a CDS encoding shikimate kinase, producing MIKEPKTLMLVGFMGAGKTTVGREIARQHQSLFIDVDSEIERLANQSIAEIFVARGEAGFRELETQVLSEVQTFNGIVATGGGVVERSENLAILEQSPATVIYLHGNLESTISRLLLEGQRPLLQEKSAVDFFNLWQQRDPKYQRIANFTVETVGKTPERIAAEIVALFSSNEDELALLQLRSEIDAFDRQIFQLIEKRMQVVSSVAQYKKKFDMKTVQQPRMLKMRELLKYDFEDSKDITDEMIDQIMSILTTSAINKENEQLKR from the coding sequence ATGATTAAAGAACCAAAAACCCTAATGCTTGTCGGATTTATGGGTGCTGGTAAGACAACGGTAGGGCGAGAAATAGCGCGACAACATCAATCGTTGTTTATAGATGTTGACTCAGAAATAGAACGCTTGGCGAACCAATCTATTGCAGAAATATTTGTTGCGCGTGGTGAAGCTGGATTTCGTGAACTAGAAACGCAGGTTTTATCAGAAGTTCAAACTTTTAATGGTATTGTGGCTACTGGTGGTGGTGTTGTTGAAAGAAGTGAAAATTTAGCTATATTAGAACAGTCACCAGCGACAGTTATTTATTTACACGGCAATTTGGAAAGTACAATTAGTCGCTTATTGTTGGAAGGGCAACGTCCGCTACTACAAGAAAAATCAGCGGTCGATTTTTTCAACTTATGGCAACAACGCGATCCAAAATACCAACGTATTGCTAATTTTACAGTTGAAACAGTGGGTAAAACACCTGAGCGCATTGCTGCTGAGATTGTGGCACTTTTTAGCTCAAACGAAGATGAGTTAGCTTTATTACAATTGCGATCTGAAATTGATGCTTTCGATCGTCAAATTTTTCAACTGATAGAAAAACGTATGCAGGTTGTGTCATCGGTCGCGCAATATAAGAAAAAGTTTGATATGAAAACGGTTCAACAGCCGCGTATGTTGAAAATGCGTGAGTTACTCAAATATGATTTTGAGGACTCTAAAGACATTACAGATGAGATGATTGATCAAATTATGTCAATATTGACCACCTCTGCCATTAATAAAGAAAACGAACAATTAAAACGATGA
- a CDS encoding type I 3-dehydroquinate dehydratase, with protein sequence MTLREVLQLPNSINNKPIIAVPLTLGPTDKLTPFANQLQEQNPDIVEWRADYIADDFSQAVMWQQVRMGAQAELTQKKLTAMTEAKMLAEMDKAQQEFNVNWPAMNAQIIKELTGSVFNTIGSFPIILTYRTQSQGGLGEMSPVAYATFIVTALRSGYHFTAVDIEYTLDSDLRDKIIATAQQVGVPVILSYHDFEQTPDVAAFIQDMAQSDADIIKLAVTPKNEQDVQRLLDDTRAVTVKQPLITMSMGDLGRRSRIEGYTYGSEMTFATLDTALPSAPGQLKISQLLAAWQ encoded by the coding sequence ATGACACTACGAGAAGTCCTTCAATTACCCAACAGTATCAACAATAAGCCGATTATTGCTGTGCCTTTAACGTTAGGACCAACTGATAAGTTGACGCCTTTTGCCAATCAATTACAAGAACAGAATCCAGATATTGTTGAATGGCGAGCAGATTATATTGCTGATGATTTTAGTCAAGCTGTGATGTGGCAACAAGTTAGAATGGGCGCACAAGCTGAACTTACACAAAAAAAGCTCACAGCTATGACTGAGGCTAAAATGCTTGCAGAAATGGACAAAGCACAACAAGAATTTAACGTCAACTGGCCAGCTATGAATGCGCAAATCATAAAAGAGTTAACAGGTTCTGTGTTTAATACGATTGGTAGTTTTCCGATTATTCTAACTTATCGAACACAATCTCAAGGGGGATTAGGTGAGATGTCACCCGTTGCATATGCAACTTTTATTGTGACAGCGCTGCGTTCCGGTTACCATTTTACGGCTGTTGATATCGAATATACCTTAGATAGTGATTTACGCGACAAAATTATAGCGACAGCACAACAAGTTGGCGTCCCAGTTATTTTGTCTTATCACGATTTTGAACAGACACCAGATGTGGCAGCTTTTATTCAAGATATGGCACAAAGTGATGCGGATATTATCAAATTAGCTGTGACACCTAAAAATGAGCAAGACGTGCAACGTCTCTTAGATGACACACGTGCGGTAACAGTTAAGCAACCGTTGATCACAATGAGCATGGGTGATCTAGGTCGCCGTTCACGGATTGAGGGTTATACTTATGGTTCGGAAATGACTTTTGCAACACTGGATACGGCGTTACCAAGTGCGCCTGGTCAGCTTAAAATTAGTCAATTACTGGCAGCATGGCAATAA
- a CDS encoding YjzD family protein, producing MKFITVAVWSVIYGEILGYIVSQLTGVTYSFLTVAIVTLIIGEISMFAIPTLSGSAAPKKVSTEK from the coding sequence ATGAAATTTATTACTGTCGCTGTTTGGTCAGTTATTTACGGTGAAATTTTGGGATATATCGTTTCTCAATTAACTGGTGTTACTTATTCCTTCTTAACTGTTGCTATTGTGACACTCATCATTGGAGAAATCTCAATGTTTGCAATTCCAACACTTTCAGGATCAGCTGCACCAAAAAAAGTTTCAACTGAAAAATAA